One Desulfuromonas sp. KJ2020 genomic window, TTACAAGCCTTGACGAAAGCATGTTCGCCAGTGCCTTTAAATTCTTTGCCGTTGTCTGAGTAGGTGTATTCGATGGTGTAAGGGCATTCATCGACCACCTGACGCAGAAAGAGTTCGGCACTGTGTTGTGTCTTGTCCGGGAATACCCCTGCATAGAGTTCCCGGGAATAATCATCAATGGCGACGAACAGATACTCGCGTGGCAGCGTCTGATCTTCGCCCTTGATCAACGGGAGCCGCTTGCTGTCGAAGTGAACCAGCTCTCCAGGATATGATTTGTTGTAGCGTCTGGCTTCTCTTTTTCGTTTTTCTTCGAGTTCGCGCTCGACTTTAGCCAGCCGCTTCAGCCCATACTTGAGGCTACGAAAACGATCGTTGACACTCTTGCGGGGTACAAACTCCTGCTTCCTGGCCCGTGCGAGTATCTTGTAGATCGTTGGCCTCGAAACCCGGTAGAGTTCTGCCAGGCGACTGACCTTGTATTCGCCAGTCTGCCAAAGCTGCCAGAT contains:
- a CDS encoding DDE-type integrase/transposase/recombinase, whose translation is MVMHKNIRLTPHDRQKIWQLWQTGEYKVSRLAELYRVSRPTIYKILARARKQEFVPRKSVNDRFRSLKYGLKRLAKVERELEEKRKREARRYNKSYPGELVHFDSKRLPLIKGEDQTLPREYLFVAIDDYSRELYAGVFPDKTQHSAELFLRQVVDECPYTIEYTYSDNGKEFKGTGEHAFVKAC